The following proteins are co-located in the Bradyrhizobium sp. AZCC 2176 genome:
- a CDS encoding SMP-30/gluconolactonase/LRE family protein, translating into MADIRVLATDLEFPEGPVVMPDGSVVLVEIRGKRLTRVYPDGRKEVVAQIPGGPNGAALGPDGKMYICNNGGFSWIPTGKMMMPGPQADDYLGGSIQRVDLQSGKVETVVDRCGEHALRGPNDLVFDKHGGLWFSDLGKRRAREMDVGAFYYIKPGMKEIVEAVHGVLPANGIGLSPDEKTVYIAETPTARLWGYEIAEPGTIKPRDVIYRGERGKPIAGLGGYQMFDSMAVEANGNVCVATLVSGCISVIAPDGTLVEQVPTGDRVTTNIAFGGPELKTAYITLSGKGELIAMDWARPGLALNFLNK; encoded by the coding sequence ATGGCCGATATCCGCGTTCTCGCCACCGATCTGGAGTTTCCGGAAGGTCCGGTGGTGATGCCCGATGGCTCGGTTGTGCTGGTCGAAATCCGGGGCAAGCGGCTGACGCGGGTTTATCCCGACGGGCGGAAAGAGGTGGTCGCGCAAATTCCCGGCGGCCCCAATGGTGCCGCGCTCGGCCCCGACGGCAAAATGTACATCTGCAACAATGGCGGCTTTAGCTGGATTCCCACCGGCAAGATGATGATGCCGGGACCGCAGGCCGATGATTATCTCGGCGGCTCGATCCAGCGGGTCGACCTGCAAAGCGGCAAGGTCGAGACCGTCGTCGACAGATGCGGCGAGCACGCGCTGCGGGGACCGAACGACCTGGTGTTCGACAAGCACGGCGGGCTCTGGTTCTCCGACCTCGGCAAGCGCCGCGCCCGCGAGATGGATGTCGGCGCGTTCTACTACATCAAGCCGGGCATGAAGGAGATCGTCGAGGCCGTACATGGTGTGCTGCCCGCCAACGGCATCGGCCTGTCGCCGGACGAGAAGACGGTCTACATCGCGGAGACGCCGACTGCGCGGCTGTGGGGCTATGAAATTGCCGAGCCCGGCACCATCAAGCCGCGCGACGTCATCTATCGCGGCGAGCGCGGCAAGCCGATCGCGGGTCTTGGCGGTTACCAGATGTTCGATTCGATGGCGGTAGAGGCCAACGGCAATGTCTGCGTGGCGACGCTGGTGTCGGGCTGCATCTCGGTGATCGCGCCCGACGGTACACTGGTCGAGCAGGTGCCGACCGGCGACCGCGTCACCACCAACATCGCCTTCGGCGGGCCCGAATTGAAGACGGCTTACATCACGCTGTCGGGCAAGGGCGAACTGATCGCGATGGACTGGGCGCGGCCGGGGCTGGCGCTGAACTTTTTGAACAAATAA
- a CDS encoding GNAT family N-acetyltransferase encodes MAFLEPVPLQGAHARLEPLSHDHIDGLVEAVSDGELWKLWYTFIPTAENMKKEIDRRLGLLAAGSMLPFTVFDADGKIAGMTTYMNVDAANRRVEIGSTWYARRVQRSALNTQCKLLLLTHAFEKLNCIAVEFRTHFFNHPSRRGIERLGAKLDGILRSHQIAPNGTLRDTVVYSIIAGEWPTVKAHLNYQLNEKPR; translated from the coding sequence ATGGCCTTTCTTGAACCGGTTCCCCTTCAAGGCGCGCACGCGCGGCTCGAGCCATTGTCGCACGATCACATCGACGGACTCGTGGAAGCGGTCAGCGACGGCGAACTGTGGAAGCTCTGGTACACCTTCATTCCGACCGCCGAAAACATGAAAAAGGAAATCGACCGCCGCCTCGGCCTGCTCGCGGCCGGCTCGATGCTGCCGTTCACGGTGTTTGACGCCGACGGCAAGATCGCGGGCATGACGACGTATATGAACGTCGATGCAGCCAACCGCCGTGTCGAGATCGGCTCGACCTGGTACGCCAGGCGTGTGCAGCGCAGCGCGCTCAATACGCAGTGCAAATTGCTGCTGCTGACCCACGCCTTCGAGAAGCTGAATTGCATTGCGGTAGAGTTCCGCACGCATTTCTTCAATCACCCGAGCCGGCGAGGCATCGAACGGCTCGGCGCCAAGCTCGACGGCATTTTGCGCAGCCATCAGATCGCGCCAAACGGCACATTGCGCGACACCGTGGTTTACAGCATCATCGCCGGCGAATGGCCGACGGTGAAGGCGCATCTCAACTATCAACTCAACGAAAAGCCGCGGTAG